One segment of Triticum aestivum cultivar Chinese Spring chromosome 2A, IWGSC CS RefSeq v2.1, whole genome shotgun sequence DNA contains the following:
- the LOC123188927 gene encoding fasciclin-like arabinogalactan protein 3, with translation MAPIASFAAAVLLLLALASPAATFNITRILGEFPDFSTFNGLLSQTKLADEINRRQTITVLAVNNGGMGAITSLPSDIQRKVLAVHVVLDYYDAEKLGSMKNRSAVLTTLFQSTGQATNRMGFINYTRRAADGVMMFGSAEPGAPLTSQMVKPVMSRPYNISVLEVSSAIVPPSIGSVDNSRARAPAPALTKIPAPAPAPSKSKKPKTEGAPTPAPAPSDDDSSTNAPADADGPDADGPATDGPDADGPAADAPADDDDDKSSDDTGDAAGRVVARASLGIVALLVILVSL, from the coding sequence ATGGCTCCGATCGCCTCCTTTGCCGCAGCGGTGCTTCTACTCCTCGCACTGGCGTCACCGGCGGCAACCTTCAACATCACCAGAATCCTTGGCGAGTTTCCCGACTTCTCCACGTTCAACGGCCTCCTCAGTCAGACGAAGCTCGCGGACGAGATCAACCGCCGGCAGACTATTACGGTGCTGGCAGTCAACAATGGAGGGATGGGCGCCATCACCTCGCTCCCCTCGGACATCCAGCGGAAGGTGCTCGCCGTGCACGTGGTCCTGGACTACTACGACGCGGAGAAGCTGGGCAGCATGAAGAACCGCTCGGCCGTGCTCACGACGCTCTTCCAGTCTACCGGCCAGGCCACCAACCGGATGGGCTTTATCAACTACACCAGGCGCGCCGCCGACGGCGTCATGATGTTCGGCTCCGCCGAGCCCGGCGCCCCATTGACGTCCCAGATGGTGAAGCCCGTCATGTCCCGCCCCTACAACATCTCCGTGCTGGAGGTCAGCTCTGCCATCGTGCCTCCCAGCATCGGCTCCGTCGACAACAGCAGAGCTCGCGCTCCGGCGCCTGCCCTTACTAAGATTCCTGCGCCAGCACCGGCGCCGTCCAAGAGCAAGAAGCCAAAGACGGAGGGAGCCCCCACCCCTGCTCCTGCCCCGTCCGACGACGATTCTAGCACTAACGCACCTGCCGACGCGGATGGGCCCGACGCGGACGGCCCGGCGACGGATGGGCccgatgcggacggcccggcggcggaTGCGCCggcagatgatgatgatgacaagaGCAGCGACGACACCGGGGACGCTGCGGGCAGGGTGGTTGCCCGTGCAAGTCTCGGTATCGTGGCGCTTCTGGTGATTCTTGTTTCGCTCTGA